From the genome of Uranotaenia lowii strain MFRU-FL chromosome 1, ASM2978415v1, whole genome shotgun sequence, one region includes:
- the LOC129756402 gene encoding RING finger protein unkempt isoform X4, whose amino-acid sequence MCVHDTDARGFCVKNGTHCAFAHGIHDQRPPVYDIKELEAMQAAEASGECLNGPNVLDKERNLMNEDPKWQDTNFVLANYKTEPCKRPPRLCRQGYACPQYHNSKDKRRSPRKYKYRSTPCPNVKHGEEWGEPANCEAGDNCQYCHTRTEQQFHPEIYKSTKCNDVQQAGYCPRSVFCAFAHVEPYVVTEEINSRDLDSQALALSDMISSVLPPDSGGGGGGLGVPLSKKDKHELALLQNGSAESSESASTSSIGSNHSSHNKAPGSQLQQKHSNSLLGAASVANCNGSAHPQSNNTLGSLQSTLFNNGGTTAASSLLSNNFSEFTPELRAQLMAIDNDLSLGPLEKEQRKRMCLTFNLRNIASSLDGVYDLARRDTIHGLDNSISAGIASSGLLASSSAPVNIPGSPMGNSISGLLQGTSAPVNIPGSSLSNNFSPSSHSNLFGMNDAMFGGSAAHHIGSSSAPKMANSFGHNNTDSLFFQSHIISPVLTGGDGGLSASPELSRISELNSLNNELSNNNTNLLFDNHIQQAVAQQQHQQQQQHQQQQQHAAIVAAAKNSNSNHPYSMSPLVGSEFGRLRDELANKNAQMINWEEQVIQATNACEAWKAQMEESNRKTVIAEQQRDEALSHVKALNEKLEQLSISGSSAANYRASELRGMPLQKLKNIQTKLRAQIEEVEKVLYLETATKCMKCEENNRSVTLVPCNHYVLCDSCAATQRECPYCQTPVTSQA is encoded by the exons ATGTGTGTCCACGATACCGATGCCCGCGGTTTTTGCGTTAAAAATGGAACACACTGCGCATTCGCTCACGGAATACATGATCAGCGTCCGCCGGTTTACGACATCAAGGAGCTGGAAGCGATGCAGGCAGCGGAAGCCAGCGGCGAGTGTCTGAACGGCCCGAATGTGCTCGATAAGGAACGCAACCTTATGAACGAGGATCCCAAGTGGCAGGACACCAACTTTGTGCTGGCCAACTACAAAACGGAACCGTGCAAAAGACCGCCTCGTCTGTGCCGGCAGGGCTATGCCTGTCCGCAGTATCACAACAGCAAGGACAAGCGGCGCAGCCCACGGAAATACAAATATCG ATCAACACCGTGCCCGAATGTGAAACATGGTGAAGAATGGGGTGAACCGGCCAATTGTGAAGCTGGAGACAATTGCCAGTACTGTCACACGCGCACCGAGCAACAGTTTCATCCGGAAATTTACAAATCGACCAAGTGCAATGACGTTCAGCAGGCCGGTTACTGCCCACGGTCGGTCTTCTGCGCTTTCGCTCACGTTGAAC CATATGTGGTAACCGAGGAAATCAACAGCCGAGACTTGGACAGCCAGGCCCTTGCCCTGAGCGATATGATCTCGTCAGTATTACCACCGGATAGTGGCGGGGGAGGGGGAGGACTTGGTGTGCCGCTTAGCAAAAAGGACAAACACGAGCTAGCG CTGCTGCAGAACGGTAGCGCCGAAAGTAGCGAATCGGCCAGCACCAGCAGTATCGGCTCTAATCATAGTTCCCACAACAAAGCACCTGGCTCACAGCTGCAACAAAAGCACAGTAACAGTCTACTCGGGGCGGCATCGGTCGCCAACTGCAATGGTAGCGCTCACCCGCAATCCAACAACACTCTCGGTAGCTTACAATCGACGCTGTTCAACAACGGCGGCACCACCGCTGCTAGCTCACTACTGTCTAACAACTTTTCGGAGTTCACGCCGGAGCTGCGGGCACAG CTTATGGCAATTGACAATGATCTCTCGCTGGGACCGCTGGAGAAAGAGCAACGGAAGCGCATGTGTTTGACATTCAACCTTAGAAATATAGCGTCTTCACTGGACGGTGTCT ATGACCTAGCGCGGCGCGATACTATTCATGGACTAGACAATTCAATTTCAGCTGGAATTGCCTCTTCCGGTTTGTTAGCGAGTAGTTCAGCTCCGGTCAATATTCCCGGTTCGCCCATGGGAAACTCGATTTCCG GTCTCCTCCAAGGCACATCAGCTCCGGTCAACATTCCTGGCAGCTCACTGAGCAATAACTTTAGCCCGTCGTCCCATTCGAACCTGTTTGGCATGAACGATGCCATGTTTGGTGGCAGCGCAGCACATCACATCGGCAGCAGCTCGGCCCCCAAGATGGCTAACTCCTTCGGCCACAACAACACCGATAGTCTTTTCTTTCAATCGCACATTATTTCTCCCGTGCTGACCGGGGGCGATGGTGGTCTTTCCGCTAGTCCGGAGCTTAG CCGAATATCAGAATTGAACTCTCTCAACAATGAACTTAGCAACAACAACACAAATCTCCTGTTCGATAACCACATACAACAGGCAGTGgcccagcagcagcatcagcaacagcagcagcatcagcagcaacagcagcacgCGGCCATCGTGGCCGCGGCCAAGAATTCCAATTCGAACCACCCGTACTCGATGTCGCCGCTGGTGGGATCCGAGTTCGGCCGATTGCGGGACGAGCTGGCCAACAAGAATGCACAAATGATCAACTGGGAGGAGCAGGTCATACAGGCAACCAATGCATGCGAGGCATGGAAGGCACAAATGGAGGAGAGCAATCGCAAG ACCGTCATTGCGGAGCAGCAGCGTGATGAAGCCCTATCGCACGTGAAAGCCCTCAACGAAAAGCTCGAACAGCTTAGTATTAGCGGAAGCAGTGCTGCCAACTACCGTGCCAGCGAGCTCCGCGGTATGCCCTtgcaaaagttgaaaaacattcAG acCAAGTTACGCGCTCAAATCGAAGAGGTGGAAAAGGTTCTGTATCTCGAGACCGCAACCAAGTGTATGAAGTGCGAGGAGAACAACCGCTCGGTAACATTGGTACCCTGCAACCACTACGTTCTGTGTGATTCCTGTGCGGCGACGCAGCGCGAGTGTCCCTACTGTCAGACCCCGGTTACATCGCAGGCGTAA
- the LOC129756402 gene encoding RING finger protein unkempt isoform X1, which produces MCVHDTDARGFCVKNGTHCAFAHGIHDQRPPVYDIKELEAMQAAEASGECLNGPNVLDKERNLMNEDPKWQDTNFVLANYKTEPCKRPPRLCRQGYACPQYHNSKDKRRSPRKYKYRSTPCPNVKHGEEWGEPANCEAGDNCQYCHTRTEQQFHPEIYKSTKCNDVQQAGYCPRSVFCAFAHVEPYVVTEEINSRDLDSQALALSDMISSVLPPDSGGGGGGLGVPLSKKDKHELAVSVLSYLDAGRQDNLPFELEPQNFHSFFQLLQNGSAESSESASTSSIGSNHSSHNKAPGSQLQQKHSNSLLGAASVANCNGSAHPQSNNTLGSLQSTLFNNGGTTAASSLLSNNFSEFTPELRAQLMAIDNDLSLGPLEKEQRKRMCLTFNLRNIASSLDGVYDLARRDTIHGLDNSISAGIASSGLLASSSAPVNIPGSPMGNSISGLLQGTSAPVNIPGSSLSNNFSPSSHSNLFGMNDAMFGGSAAHHIGSSSAPKMANSFGHNNTDSLFFQSHIISPVLTGGDGGLSASPELSRISELNSLNNELSNNNTNLLFDNHIQQAVAQQQHQQQQQHQQQQQHAAIVAAAKNSNSNHPYSMSPLVGSEFGRLRDELANKNAQMINWEEQVIQATNACEAWKAQMEESNRKTVIAEQQRDEALSHVKALNEKLEQLSISGSSAANYRASELRGMPLQKLKNIQTKLRAQIEEVEKVLYLETATKCMKCEENNRSVTLVPCNHYVLCDSCAATQRECPYCQTPVTSQA; this is translated from the exons ATGTGTGTCCACGATACCGATGCCCGCGGTTTTTGCGTTAAAAATGGAACACACTGCGCATTCGCTCACGGAATACATGATCAGCGTCCGCCGGTTTACGACATCAAGGAGCTGGAAGCGATGCAGGCAGCGGAAGCCAGCGGCGAGTGTCTGAACGGCCCGAATGTGCTCGATAAGGAACGCAACCTTATGAACGAGGATCCCAAGTGGCAGGACACCAACTTTGTGCTGGCCAACTACAAAACGGAACCGTGCAAAAGACCGCCTCGTCTGTGCCGGCAGGGCTATGCCTGTCCGCAGTATCACAACAGCAAGGACAAGCGGCGCAGCCCACGGAAATACAAATATCG ATCAACACCGTGCCCGAATGTGAAACATGGTGAAGAATGGGGTGAACCGGCCAATTGTGAAGCTGGAGACAATTGCCAGTACTGTCACACGCGCACCGAGCAACAGTTTCATCCGGAAATTTACAAATCGACCAAGTGCAATGACGTTCAGCAGGCCGGTTACTGCCCACGGTCGGTCTTCTGCGCTTTCGCTCACGTTGAAC CATATGTGGTAACCGAGGAAATCAACAGCCGAGACTTGGACAGCCAGGCCCTTGCCCTGAGCGATATGATCTCGTCAGTATTACCACCGGATAGTGGCGGGGGAGGGGGAGGACTTGGTGTGCCGCTTAGCAAAAAGGACAAACACGAGCTAGCGGTGAGTGTACTAAGCTATCTGGATGCAGGACGGCAGGATAATCTTCCATTTGAACTTGAACCGCAGAATTTTCACTCGTTCTTCCAGCTGCTGCAGAACGGTAGCGCCGAAAGTAGCGAATCGGCCAGCACCAGCAGTATCGGCTCTAATCATAGTTCCCACAACAAAGCACCTGGCTCACAGCTGCAACAAAAGCACAGTAACAGTCTACTCGGGGCGGCATCGGTCGCCAACTGCAATGGTAGCGCTCACCCGCAATCCAACAACACTCTCGGTAGCTTACAATCGACGCTGTTCAACAACGGCGGCACCACCGCTGCTAGCTCACTACTGTCTAACAACTTTTCGGAGTTCACGCCGGAGCTGCGGGCACAG CTTATGGCAATTGACAATGATCTCTCGCTGGGACCGCTGGAGAAAGAGCAACGGAAGCGCATGTGTTTGACATTCAACCTTAGAAATATAGCGTCTTCACTGGACGGTGTCT ATGACCTAGCGCGGCGCGATACTATTCATGGACTAGACAATTCAATTTCAGCTGGAATTGCCTCTTCCGGTTTGTTAGCGAGTAGTTCAGCTCCGGTCAATATTCCCGGTTCGCCCATGGGAAACTCGATTTCCG GTCTCCTCCAAGGCACATCAGCTCCGGTCAACATTCCTGGCAGCTCACTGAGCAATAACTTTAGCCCGTCGTCCCATTCGAACCTGTTTGGCATGAACGATGCCATGTTTGGTGGCAGCGCAGCACATCACATCGGCAGCAGCTCGGCCCCCAAGATGGCTAACTCCTTCGGCCACAACAACACCGATAGTCTTTTCTTTCAATCGCACATTATTTCTCCCGTGCTGACCGGGGGCGATGGTGGTCTTTCCGCTAGTCCGGAGCTTAG CCGAATATCAGAATTGAACTCTCTCAACAATGAACTTAGCAACAACAACACAAATCTCCTGTTCGATAACCACATACAACAGGCAGTGgcccagcagcagcatcagcaacagcagcagcatcagcagcaacagcagcacgCGGCCATCGTGGCCGCGGCCAAGAATTCCAATTCGAACCACCCGTACTCGATGTCGCCGCTGGTGGGATCCGAGTTCGGCCGATTGCGGGACGAGCTGGCCAACAAGAATGCACAAATGATCAACTGGGAGGAGCAGGTCATACAGGCAACCAATGCATGCGAGGCATGGAAGGCACAAATGGAGGAGAGCAATCGCAAG ACCGTCATTGCGGAGCAGCAGCGTGATGAAGCCCTATCGCACGTGAAAGCCCTCAACGAAAAGCTCGAACAGCTTAGTATTAGCGGAAGCAGTGCTGCCAACTACCGTGCCAGCGAGCTCCGCGGTATGCCCTtgcaaaagttgaaaaacattcAG acCAAGTTACGCGCTCAAATCGAAGAGGTGGAAAAGGTTCTGTATCTCGAGACCGCAACCAAGTGTATGAAGTGCGAGGAGAACAACCGCTCGGTAACATTGGTACCCTGCAACCACTACGTTCTGTGTGATTCCTGTGCGGCGACGCAGCGCGAGTGTCCCTACTGTCAGACCCCGGTTACATCGCAGGCGTAA
- the LOC129756402 gene encoding RING finger protein unkempt isoform X5 — translation MCVHDTDARGFCVKNGTHCAFAHGIHDQRPPVYDIKELEAMQAAEASGECLNGPNVLDKERNLMNEDPKWQDTNFVLANYKTEPCKRPPRLCRQGYACPQYHNSKDKRRSPRKYKYRSTPCPNVKHGEEWGEPANCEAGDNCQYCHTRTEQQFHPEIYKSTKCNDVQQAGYCPRSVFCAFAHVEPYVVTEEINSRDLDSQALALSDMISSVLPPDSGGGGGGLGVPLSKKDKHELALMAIDNDLSLGPLEKEQRKRMCLTFNLRNIASSLDGVYDLARRDTIHGLDNSISAGIASSGLLASSSAPVNIPGSPMGNSISGLLQGTSAPVNIPGSSLSNNFSPSSHSNLFGMNDAMFGGSAAHHIGSSSAPKMANSFGHNNTDSLFFQSHIISPVLTGGDGGLSASPELSRISELNSLNNELSNNNTNLLFDNHIQQAVAQQQHQQQQQHQQQQQHAAIVAAAKNSNSNHPYSMSPLVGSEFGRLRDELANKNAQMINWEEQVIQATNACEAWKAQMEESNRKTVIAEQQRDEALSHVKALNEKLEQLSISGSSAANYRASELRGMPLQKLKNIQTKLRAQIEEVEKVLYLETATKCMKCEENNRSVTLVPCNHYVLCDSCAATQRECPYCQTPVTSQA, via the exons ATGTGTGTCCACGATACCGATGCCCGCGGTTTTTGCGTTAAAAATGGAACACACTGCGCATTCGCTCACGGAATACATGATCAGCGTCCGCCGGTTTACGACATCAAGGAGCTGGAAGCGATGCAGGCAGCGGAAGCCAGCGGCGAGTGTCTGAACGGCCCGAATGTGCTCGATAAGGAACGCAACCTTATGAACGAGGATCCCAAGTGGCAGGACACCAACTTTGTGCTGGCCAACTACAAAACGGAACCGTGCAAAAGACCGCCTCGTCTGTGCCGGCAGGGCTATGCCTGTCCGCAGTATCACAACAGCAAGGACAAGCGGCGCAGCCCACGGAAATACAAATATCG ATCAACACCGTGCCCGAATGTGAAACATGGTGAAGAATGGGGTGAACCGGCCAATTGTGAAGCTGGAGACAATTGCCAGTACTGTCACACGCGCACCGAGCAACAGTTTCATCCGGAAATTTACAAATCGACCAAGTGCAATGACGTTCAGCAGGCCGGTTACTGCCCACGGTCGGTCTTCTGCGCTTTCGCTCACGTTGAAC CATATGTGGTAACCGAGGAAATCAACAGCCGAGACTTGGACAGCCAGGCCCTTGCCCTGAGCGATATGATCTCGTCAGTATTACCACCGGATAGTGGCGGGGGAGGGGGAGGACTTGGTGTGCCGCTTAGCAAAAAGGACAAACACGAGCTAGCG CTTATGGCAATTGACAATGATCTCTCGCTGGGACCGCTGGAGAAAGAGCAACGGAAGCGCATGTGTTTGACATTCAACCTTAGAAATATAGCGTCTTCACTGGACGGTGTCT ATGACCTAGCGCGGCGCGATACTATTCATGGACTAGACAATTCAATTTCAGCTGGAATTGCCTCTTCCGGTTTGTTAGCGAGTAGTTCAGCTCCGGTCAATATTCCCGGTTCGCCCATGGGAAACTCGATTTCCG GTCTCCTCCAAGGCACATCAGCTCCGGTCAACATTCCTGGCAGCTCACTGAGCAATAACTTTAGCCCGTCGTCCCATTCGAACCTGTTTGGCATGAACGATGCCATGTTTGGTGGCAGCGCAGCACATCACATCGGCAGCAGCTCGGCCCCCAAGATGGCTAACTCCTTCGGCCACAACAACACCGATAGTCTTTTCTTTCAATCGCACATTATTTCTCCCGTGCTGACCGGGGGCGATGGTGGTCTTTCCGCTAGTCCGGAGCTTAG CCGAATATCAGAATTGAACTCTCTCAACAATGAACTTAGCAACAACAACACAAATCTCCTGTTCGATAACCACATACAACAGGCAGTGgcccagcagcagcatcagcaacagcagcagcatcagcagcaacagcagcacgCGGCCATCGTGGCCGCGGCCAAGAATTCCAATTCGAACCACCCGTACTCGATGTCGCCGCTGGTGGGATCCGAGTTCGGCCGATTGCGGGACGAGCTGGCCAACAAGAATGCACAAATGATCAACTGGGAGGAGCAGGTCATACAGGCAACCAATGCATGCGAGGCATGGAAGGCACAAATGGAGGAGAGCAATCGCAAG ACCGTCATTGCGGAGCAGCAGCGTGATGAAGCCCTATCGCACGTGAAAGCCCTCAACGAAAAGCTCGAACAGCTTAGTATTAGCGGAAGCAGTGCTGCCAACTACCGTGCCAGCGAGCTCCGCGGTATGCCCTtgcaaaagttgaaaaacattcAG acCAAGTTACGCGCTCAAATCGAAGAGGTGGAAAAGGTTCTGTATCTCGAGACCGCAACCAAGTGTATGAAGTGCGAGGAGAACAACCGCTCGGTAACATTGGTACCCTGCAACCACTACGTTCTGTGTGATTCCTGTGCGGCGACGCAGCGCGAGTGTCCCTACTGTCAGACCCCGGTTACATCGCAGGCGTAA
- the LOC129756402 gene encoding RING finger protein unkempt isoform X2 — protein sequence MCVHDTDARGFCVKNGTHCAFAHGIHDQRPPVYDIKELEAMQAAEASGECLNGPNVLDKERNLMNEDPKWQDTNFVLANYKTEPCKRPPRLCRQGYACPQYHNSKDKRRSPRKYKYRSTPCPNVKHGEEWGEPANCEAGDNCQYCHTRTEQQFHPEIYKSTKCNDVQQAGYCPRSVFCAFAHVEPYVVTEEINSRDLDSQALALSDMISSVLPPDSGGGGGGLGVPLSKKDKHELAVSVLSYLDAGRQDNLPFELEPQNFHSFFQLLQNGSAESSESASTSSIGSNHSSHNKAPGSQLQQKHSNSLLGAASVANCNGSAHPQSNNTLGSLQSTLFNNGGTTAASSLLSNNFSEFTPELRAQLMAIDNDLSLGPLEKEQRKRMCLTFNLRNIASSLDGVSGIASSGLLASSSAPVNIPGSPMGNSISGLLQGTSAPVNIPGSSLSNNFSPSSHSNLFGMNDAMFGGSAAHHIGSSSAPKMANSFGHNNTDSLFFQSHIISPVLTGGDGGLSASPELSRISELNSLNNELSNNNTNLLFDNHIQQAVAQQQHQQQQQHQQQQQHAAIVAAAKNSNSNHPYSMSPLVGSEFGRLRDELANKNAQMINWEEQVIQATNACEAWKAQMEESNRKTVIAEQQRDEALSHVKALNEKLEQLSISGSSAANYRASELRGMPLQKLKNIQTKLRAQIEEVEKVLYLETATKCMKCEENNRSVTLVPCNHYVLCDSCAATQRECPYCQTPVTSQA from the exons ATGTGTGTCCACGATACCGATGCCCGCGGTTTTTGCGTTAAAAATGGAACACACTGCGCATTCGCTCACGGAATACATGATCAGCGTCCGCCGGTTTACGACATCAAGGAGCTGGAAGCGATGCAGGCAGCGGAAGCCAGCGGCGAGTGTCTGAACGGCCCGAATGTGCTCGATAAGGAACGCAACCTTATGAACGAGGATCCCAAGTGGCAGGACACCAACTTTGTGCTGGCCAACTACAAAACGGAACCGTGCAAAAGACCGCCTCGTCTGTGCCGGCAGGGCTATGCCTGTCCGCAGTATCACAACAGCAAGGACAAGCGGCGCAGCCCACGGAAATACAAATATCG ATCAACACCGTGCCCGAATGTGAAACATGGTGAAGAATGGGGTGAACCGGCCAATTGTGAAGCTGGAGACAATTGCCAGTACTGTCACACGCGCACCGAGCAACAGTTTCATCCGGAAATTTACAAATCGACCAAGTGCAATGACGTTCAGCAGGCCGGTTACTGCCCACGGTCGGTCTTCTGCGCTTTCGCTCACGTTGAAC CATATGTGGTAACCGAGGAAATCAACAGCCGAGACTTGGACAGCCAGGCCCTTGCCCTGAGCGATATGATCTCGTCAGTATTACCACCGGATAGTGGCGGGGGAGGGGGAGGACTTGGTGTGCCGCTTAGCAAAAAGGACAAACACGAGCTAGCGGTGAGTGTACTAAGCTATCTGGATGCAGGACGGCAGGATAATCTTCCATTTGAACTTGAACCGCAGAATTTTCACTCGTTCTTCCAGCTGCTGCAGAACGGTAGCGCCGAAAGTAGCGAATCGGCCAGCACCAGCAGTATCGGCTCTAATCATAGTTCCCACAACAAAGCACCTGGCTCACAGCTGCAACAAAAGCACAGTAACAGTCTACTCGGGGCGGCATCGGTCGCCAACTGCAATGGTAGCGCTCACCCGCAATCCAACAACACTCTCGGTAGCTTACAATCGACGCTGTTCAACAACGGCGGCACCACCGCTGCTAGCTCACTACTGTCTAACAACTTTTCGGAGTTCACGCCGGAGCTGCGGGCACAG CTTATGGCAATTGACAATGATCTCTCGCTGGGACCGCTGGAGAAAGAGCAACGGAAGCGCATGTGTTTGACATTCAACCTTAGAAATATAGCGTCTTCACTGGACGGTGTCT CTGGAATTGCCTCTTCCGGTTTGTTAGCGAGTAGTTCAGCTCCGGTCAATATTCCCGGTTCGCCCATGGGAAACTCGATTTCCG GTCTCCTCCAAGGCACATCAGCTCCGGTCAACATTCCTGGCAGCTCACTGAGCAATAACTTTAGCCCGTCGTCCCATTCGAACCTGTTTGGCATGAACGATGCCATGTTTGGTGGCAGCGCAGCACATCACATCGGCAGCAGCTCGGCCCCCAAGATGGCTAACTCCTTCGGCCACAACAACACCGATAGTCTTTTCTTTCAATCGCACATTATTTCTCCCGTGCTGACCGGGGGCGATGGTGGTCTTTCCGCTAGTCCGGAGCTTAG CCGAATATCAGAATTGAACTCTCTCAACAATGAACTTAGCAACAACAACACAAATCTCCTGTTCGATAACCACATACAACAGGCAGTGgcccagcagcagcatcagcaacagcagcagcatcagcagcaacagcagcacgCGGCCATCGTGGCCGCGGCCAAGAATTCCAATTCGAACCACCCGTACTCGATGTCGCCGCTGGTGGGATCCGAGTTCGGCCGATTGCGGGACGAGCTGGCCAACAAGAATGCACAAATGATCAACTGGGAGGAGCAGGTCATACAGGCAACCAATGCATGCGAGGCATGGAAGGCACAAATGGAGGAGAGCAATCGCAAG ACCGTCATTGCGGAGCAGCAGCGTGATGAAGCCCTATCGCACGTGAAAGCCCTCAACGAAAAGCTCGAACAGCTTAGTATTAGCGGAAGCAGTGCTGCCAACTACCGTGCCAGCGAGCTCCGCGGTATGCCCTtgcaaaagttgaaaaacattcAG acCAAGTTACGCGCTCAAATCGAAGAGGTGGAAAAGGTTCTGTATCTCGAGACCGCAACCAAGTGTATGAAGTGCGAGGAGAACAACCGCTCGGTAACATTGGTACCCTGCAACCACTACGTTCTGTGTGATTCCTGTGCGGCGACGCAGCGCGAGTGTCCCTACTGTCAGACCCCGGTTACATCGCAGGCGTAA
- the LOC129756402 gene encoding putative E3 ubiquitin-protein ligase UNKL isoform X6 — MCVHDTDARGFCVKNGTHCAFAHGIHDQRPPVYDIKELEAMQAAEASGECLNGPNVLDKERNLMNEDPKWQDTNFVLANYKTEPCKRPPRLCRQGYACPQYHNSKDKRRSPRKYKYRSTPCPNVKHGEEWGEPANCEAGDNCQYCHTRTEQQFHPEIYKSTKCNDVQQAGYCPRSVFCAFAHVEPYVVTEEINSRDLDSQALALSDMISSVLPPDSGGGGGGLGVPLSKKDKHELALMAIDNDLSLGPLEKEQRKRMCLTFNLRNIASSLDGVSGIASSGLLASSSAPVNIPGSPMGNSISGLLQGTSAPVNIPGSSLSNNFSPSSHSNLFGMNDAMFGGSAAHHIGSSSAPKMANSFGHNNTDSLFFQSHIISPVLTGGDGGLSASPELSRISELNSLNNELSNNNTNLLFDNHIQQAVAQQQHQQQQQHQQQQQHAAIVAAAKNSNSNHPYSMSPLVGSEFGRLRDELANKNAQMINWEEQVIQATNACEAWKAQMEESNRKTVIAEQQRDEALSHVKALNEKLEQLSISGSSAANYRASELRGMPLQKLKNIQTKLRAQIEEVEKVLYLETATKCMKCEENNRSVTLVPCNHYVLCDSCAATQRECPYCQTPVTSQA; from the exons ATGTGTGTCCACGATACCGATGCCCGCGGTTTTTGCGTTAAAAATGGAACACACTGCGCATTCGCTCACGGAATACATGATCAGCGTCCGCCGGTTTACGACATCAAGGAGCTGGAAGCGATGCAGGCAGCGGAAGCCAGCGGCGAGTGTCTGAACGGCCCGAATGTGCTCGATAAGGAACGCAACCTTATGAACGAGGATCCCAAGTGGCAGGACACCAACTTTGTGCTGGCCAACTACAAAACGGAACCGTGCAAAAGACCGCCTCGTCTGTGCCGGCAGGGCTATGCCTGTCCGCAGTATCACAACAGCAAGGACAAGCGGCGCAGCCCACGGAAATACAAATATCG ATCAACACCGTGCCCGAATGTGAAACATGGTGAAGAATGGGGTGAACCGGCCAATTGTGAAGCTGGAGACAATTGCCAGTACTGTCACACGCGCACCGAGCAACAGTTTCATCCGGAAATTTACAAATCGACCAAGTGCAATGACGTTCAGCAGGCCGGTTACTGCCCACGGTCGGTCTTCTGCGCTTTCGCTCACGTTGAAC CATATGTGGTAACCGAGGAAATCAACAGCCGAGACTTGGACAGCCAGGCCCTTGCCCTGAGCGATATGATCTCGTCAGTATTACCACCGGATAGTGGCGGGGGAGGGGGAGGACTTGGTGTGCCGCTTAGCAAAAAGGACAAACACGAGCTAGCG CTTATGGCAATTGACAATGATCTCTCGCTGGGACCGCTGGAGAAAGAGCAACGGAAGCGCATGTGTTTGACATTCAACCTTAGAAATATAGCGTCTTCACTGGACGGTGTCT CTGGAATTGCCTCTTCCGGTTTGTTAGCGAGTAGTTCAGCTCCGGTCAATATTCCCGGTTCGCCCATGGGAAACTCGATTTCCG GTCTCCTCCAAGGCACATCAGCTCCGGTCAACATTCCTGGCAGCTCACTGAGCAATAACTTTAGCCCGTCGTCCCATTCGAACCTGTTTGGCATGAACGATGCCATGTTTGGTGGCAGCGCAGCACATCACATCGGCAGCAGCTCGGCCCCCAAGATGGCTAACTCCTTCGGCCACAACAACACCGATAGTCTTTTCTTTCAATCGCACATTATTTCTCCCGTGCTGACCGGGGGCGATGGTGGTCTTTCCGCTAGTCCGGAGCTTAG CCGAATATCAGAATTGAACTCTCTCAACAATGAACTTAGCAACAACAACACAAATCTCCTGTTCGATAACCACATACAACAGGCAGTGgcccagcagcagcatcagcaacagcagcagcatcagcagcaacagcagcacgCGGCCATCGTGGCCGCGGCCAAGAATTCCAATTCGAACCACCCGTACTCGATGTCGCCGCTGGTGGGATCCGAGTTCGGCCGATTGCGGGACGAGCTGGCCAACAAGAATGCACAAATGATCAACTGGGAGGAGCAGGTCATACAGGCAACCAATGCATGCGAGGCATGGAAGGCACAAATGGAGGAGAGCAATCGCAAG ACCGTCATTGCGGAGCAGCAGCGTGATGAAGCCCTATCGCACGTGAAAGCCCTCAACGAAAAGCTCGAACAGCTTAGTATTAGCGGAAGCAGTGCTGCCAACTACCGTGCCAGCGAGCTCCGCGGTATGCCCTtgcaaaagttgaaaaacattcAG acCAAGTTACGCGCTCAAATCGAAGAGGTGGAAAAGGTTCTGTATCTCGAGACCGCAACCAAGTGTATGAAGTGCGAGGAGAACAACCGCTCGGTAACATTGGTACCCTGCAACCACTACGTTCTGTGTGATTCCTGTGCGGCGACGCAGCGCGAGTGTCCCTACTGTCAGACCCCGGTTACATCGCAGGCGTAA